One Coprobacter fastidiosus genomic window, AAAGGGCTGCTTCTTTCGTTACTTTTGACATATGCTGTAAATTATATATGTAATGTAAATAGAATATTAATTCAATATTTATCAAAATTTTCCATGCAAATCTAATAATTTATATTTATCCCGAAAATAAAAAATACAAACTATAACATTGTTAAATAATGTGTTCATTTTGAGATCGCCTTATTTACATTAATTAACTGTATTGAAAAATGGATTATTTAGAAAACTTTATGTGTTTTATAAGTTTTCTTTTATCTTTGTCAAATATAAAAGAGTGATTAAGCTTTTTATTCAAAAAATTTAGACAAGCTATTAAGTAGACTCTAAAAGAAAAAGGCCGTATGAATAAAGAATTGAGAAACAGAATTATTGATAAAGCTGCGGTTTTGTTCACCAGACATGGGATTAAATCTGTGACTATGGATTATATCGCCAGTCAGATGGGAATCTCGAAACGTACGCTTTATGAAAACTTTAAAGATAAGGATCAGTTATTGTTAGAATGTATTTTGTATATTCAGAAAGAGACAGAAGATGAGGCTGAAGAGATTTATAAAACTGCCGAAAATTCGTTAGATCTGTTGTTAAAGGTTTTTCAAAGCACATGGCGTAAAATGCAAAATGTGAATAGAAATTATTTTAGTGATGTAAAGCGCTATCATCCGTCTATCGCACAAGTTCTGGATAATAATAGAGATCAAAGAGCCGGATATATGGCTTCATTAATGGAACAAGGCAAACGAGAAGGTTTGATTCGTGAAAATTTGAAGTCGCAAATAGCTTCTTTTTTATTGATGGCGCAATTTGATTTTCTTTTTAATTCAGATGAAGTATTTGCCTCGCATTATTCGTTTATAGATGTTTATGAAACGATTTTCATGAACTTTATTCGTGGTATTGCGACTTCAAAAGGAATTATGTTTATCGATGAGTTTGTCGATAGAACAGAGAATGCATAAAGATAAATTTATTAGAACCCGAATAAGTATGAAAAAAGATATATATTTAAGACAGGTCGGGATGACTTTGTTGTTAACATTTGCGATTGTATATAAAGCCGGAGCTCAGGAGCAGTCTCGGTCTTTGACTTTAGATTTGGATAAGGCTATCGAAATTGCTTTAAGCGAAAACCCGACAATAAAAGTAGCCGATATAGAGATCACCAGAAAAGATTATTCTCGTAAGGGGGCTATCGGAAACTTATTTCCTACGATTACGGCATCCGGAGACTATTCTCGAACATTGAAAAAACAAGTTATGTATATGGACATGGATATTCCGGGAATGGATAATGGTATGAAAGTCGGGCAGGATAACTCTTATTCTATGGGATTTAATTTTCAGTTACCGATTGTTGCTCCTACGTTTTGGAAAAATATACAACTCTCGAAAGCTGATATAGAACAGACTTTAGAAAGTGCTCGGGCTTCGCGGTTATCTTTAGTAGATCAGGTAAAGAAGGCATACTATAATGTTATGATGAGTGAAGATTCATATCAAGTTTTGAAAGAGAGTTATGATAATGCCTGCCTAAATGCAAAGGATTTTAGAAATAAATATGAACATGGTGTCGCTTCGGAATACGATGTTTTGCGCGCTGAGGTTCAGGTACGGACTTTAGAACCCGGATTATTACAAGCCGAGAATGGGGTGAAATTATCTAAGGTAAACTTGAAGGTTCTTTTGGGATTGGACATGAATATTGAGGTTACTCCTGCAAATAAGCTGTCAGATTATGAGGCTGATATGTATGAACAAGCGTTGAATATCGATACCTCTTTACAAAATAACACAAATTTAAAACAACTCGATTTGCAAGCGGATTATTTAAAGAAAGCATTGGTTGTACAGAAGATGTCATGGTATCCGACTTTAACAGCGACCGGTTTATATAATTGGACTTCTATGAGTAATGGGCCTATATTTAAAGATTTTCGTTGGAATCCGTATTCAATGATCGGTTTAACCTTATCAATCCCGATTTTTCAAGGAGGCAGCCGTTATTATAAGGTAAAGGATGCGCAATTAACGGTTAATCAGATGAAATTCCGCCGGCAAGATTTAGTTAGGAATTTACAGATGCAATCTATCTCATATATAGATAATATTCAAAAATCTATTAAACAAATAGCCTCTAATAAAGAAGGGGTAAGACAAGCCGAAAAAGCATATTCAATCATGCAGAAAAAATTTGAGATCGGAGCTGCAACTTTTATCGAAGTAAATGATGCTAATGTTGCGCTTACGAATGCCCGATTATCGTATTACCAAGCTATCCATGATTATCTGGCTGCCAAATCGGATTTGGAACAAGTTACAGGTAATGTTGATTTGAGTAAATATATGAAGGACCAACAAAATTAATATTTGTAATTCTCAAAAAGTCAAGGAAATAAAAAACAGTAAATATGGTAAGAAATAAGAAATTCTGCATTATGTCATTAGCCGCTTCGGTTGTGATGTTCTCTTGTACTTCAGAAAAAAAACAAGAAGTTAAGGTTGATGAAAAACCTCTTGTCCGACTCGAAACTGTAAAGACACAAGAGGTAGAACAGATACAAGAATTCACAGCGACGGTCGAAGCCAATGTCGTAAATAACATAGTTCCGTCAATGTCATTGCGTATCAATGATATTTTGGTTGAAGTCGGTGATCATGTCCGTAAAGGGCAAGTTTTGGCCCAGATGGATAAGACAAACTTGCTCCAATCGCAGACTCAATTGGAAAATATTCAGTTAGAATATGACCGTGCATTTGAATTATATAAAGTCGGCGGAGCATCCAAACAAAGTTTAGATGCTCAAAAAACACAACTGGACGTAGCAAAAACTGCCTATGAGAATTTGAAAGAAAACACGAGATTGGTTAGTCCGATAAATGGAATTGTTACGGCACGAAATTATGATAGTGGAGATATGATCGGGGGTGAGCCGGTCGTGACTATTGAGCAAATGTCACCGGTCAAACTTTTGGTAAATGTTTCGGAAAATTTTTATACTCGAGTAAGAAAAGGAATGGATGTTAATGTAAAAGTCGAAGTTTATGGAGATGAGATATTTCATGGAAAAGTTAGTTTGATTTATCCGACAGTCGATCCGCAGACAAGGACATTTCCGGTAGAAATCAAGTTGCCAAATAAAGATCTGAAAGTTCGTCCCGGAATGTTTGCTCGTGTTACGATGAATTTCGGAACACAAAATCATGTAGTTGCGCCAGATTTGTCTATAATCAAGCAAGCAGGATCTGGAGACCGTTATATCTATGTATATAAAGATGGAAAGGTCTCCTATAATAAAGTTTTATTAGGTCGTCGGATGGATGATAAATATGAAATTATTTCCGGAGTGTCCGATGGGGATCAAGTCGTTGTTGCCGGGCAGAGCCGTTTGACGAATGGGGCAGAGGTTTCTGTTGAGAATGCAGAGTAGCAAAACCAATAAGAGTTCCTCTTTCCGTATTTCATTTAAATGTAAAAAGAAAAAGTTATGAGTTTATATTCATCCGCAGTAAAGAAACCGATAACAACAGCTCTCTGTTTTGTCGCTATTGTAATTATCGGTCTTTTTTCGTTGAGTAGATTATCTATTGACCTGTTACCGGATATTGAGACTAATACTATCATGGTGATGACTGCATATCCGGGAGCTAGTGCTTCAGATATAGAAACAAATGTAACGAAAGTTATGGAGAATACGTTGAATACAGTAACCAATTTAAAACATATAACATCTCAGTCAAAAGAAAATTTATCTATTGTTACTTTGGAGTTTGAATATGGTACGGATATAGATGTCGCAACAAATGATGTTCGGGATAAACTGGATATTGTCGAGACCTCCCTTCCGGATAATGTCGAAAATCCCATTATTTTTAAATTCGGAACAGATGATATACCGATTCTGATTCTTTCGGTTACGGCAGAAGAGAGTATGCCTGCTCTTTATAAAATTTTGGATGATAAGGTCGCTAACCCGTTAAAACGTATCGGTGGAGTGGGGTCGGTATCTGTGACCGGAGCTCCGGAACGAGAGATACAAGTATATTGTGATCCGCAGAAATTAGAAGCATATAACCTTACTGTTGAAGGTATATCAGGAATCATCGCTCAAGAAAATCTTAATACTCCGGGAGGTAGTATCGATATAGGTTCTAATACCTATTCTTTGCGAGTTCAGGGGGAGTTTACAGATGCAAAACAGATGGAGGACATTGTTGTCGGCACGTATGGCGATAAAACTATTTTTTTGAAAAATGTAGCGCGCATAGAAGATAGTGTTAAGGAGAGGGCTCAGGAAGCATATAATAATGGACTTCAGGGAGGAATGGTTATTATTCAAAAACAGTCTGGTGCAAATTCCGTAAATATTTCTAATGCTGTTTTAAAACGGTTGCCTGCTATTCAAAAAGACCTTCCTTCTGATGTGAAGTTGGACATTATTATAAATACATCTACGAATATCGAAAATACGATCGGCAGCTTAGTAGAGACTGTGGCCGTTACGTTTGTTATTGTAATGCTGGTCGTTTTGGTTTTTCTGGGGCGTTGGAGAGCGACATTTATTATTGTTATTACGATACCGATTTCTTTAATAGCTTCGTTCGCTTATTTGTTGATATCCGGAAATACGTTAAATATTATATCGTTGAGTTCGTTAAGTATTGCTATTGGTATGGTTGTAGATGATGCTATCGTAGTATTGGAAAATGTGACTAATCATATTGAACGGGGAAGTGCTCCGAAACAGGCGGCAATACATGGTACGAATGAAGTTGCAATATCGGTTATTGCTTCTACTCTTACTATGTTGGCTGTATTTTTGCCGTTGACGATGATTACCGGAATGGCCGGTATTTTGTTTCGTCAGTTAGGATGGATCGTGAGTATAATAATGATTGTTTCTACAGTTTGTGCCCTGTCTTTAACACCAATGCTTTGTTCGCAGTGGTTGCGTCTCGATCCTAAAAAAGGAAAGCTGTTTATGCTTTTTTTTACACCGATAGAAAAAGTTTTGGATTTGCTGGATACCGGGTATGCAAAATTAATTACTTGGGCAGTCGGTCATCGTACGATTGTCGTATGTGGTGCTGCAGTAATTTTTGTTGGAAGTTTGTTTCTCACAAAATTCATTTCTACCGAATTTTTCCCGACGCAAGATAATGCTCGTATTGGTGTGACAATAGAATTACCGGTCGGTACACGTACGGAAATTTCAAGAGAACTAGCCTTGAAAATAGATAAAGAATTCAGAGAAAAATATCCGGAAATTTTAATTTCGAATTTTACG contains:
- a CDS encoding TolC family protein; amino-acid sequence: MKKDIYLRQVGMTLLLTFAIVYKAGAQEQSRSLTLDLDKAIEIALSENPTIKVADIEITRKDYSRKGAIGNLFPTITASGDYSRTLKKQVMYMDMDIPGMDNGMKVGQDNSYSMGFNFQLPIVAPTFWKNIQLSKADIEQTLESARASRLSLVDQVKKAYYNVMMSEDSYQVLKESYDNACLNAKDFRNKYEHGVASEYDVLRAEVQVRTLEPGLLQAENGVKLSKVNLKVLLGLDMNIEVTPANKLSDYEADMYEQALNIDTSLQNNTNLKQLDLQADYLKKALVVQKMSWYPTLTATGLYNWTSMSNGPIFKDFRWNPYSMIGLTLSIPIFQGGSRYYKVKDAQLTVNQMKFRRQDLVRNLQMQSISYIDNIQKSIKQIASNKEGVRQAEKAYSIMQKKFEIGAATFIEVNDANVALTNARLSYYQAIHDYLAAKSDLEQVTGNVDLSKYMKDQQN
- a CDS encoding efflux RND transporter periplasmic adaptor subunit, encoding MVRNKKFCIMSLAASVVMFSCTSEKKQEVKVDEKPLVRLETVKTQEVEQIQEFTATVEANVVNNIVPSMSLRINDILVEVGDHVRKGQVLAQMDKTNLLQSQTQLENIQLEYDRAFELYKVGGASKQSLDAQKTQLDVAKTAYENLKENTRLVSPINGIVTARNYDSGDMIGGEPVVTIEQMSPVKLLVNVSENFYTRVRKGMDVNVKVEVYGDEIFHGKVSLIYPTVDPQTRTFPVEIKLPNKDLKVRPGMFARVTMNFGTQNHVVAPDLSIIKQAGSGDRYIYVYKDGKVSYNKVLLGRRMDDKYEIISGVSDGDQVVVAGQSRLTNGAEVSVENAE
- a CDS encoding efflux RND transporter permease subunit, whose protein sequence is MSLYSSAVKKPITTALCFVAIVIIGLFSLSRLSIDLLPDIETNTIMVMTAYPGASASDIETNVTKVMENTLNTVTNLKHITSQSKENLSIVTLEFEYGTDIDVATNDVRDKLDIVETSLPDNVENPIIFKFGTDDIPILILSVTAEESMPALYKILDDKVANPLKRIGGVGSVSVTGAPEREIQVYCDPQKLEAYNLTVEGISGIIAQENLNTPGGSIDIGSNTYSLRVQGEFTDAKQMEDIVVGTYGDKTIFLKNVARIEDSVKERAQEAYNNGLQGGMVIIQKQSGANSVNISNAVLKRLPAIQKDLPSDVKLDIIINTSTNIENTIGSLVETVAVTFVIVMLVVLVFLGRWRATFIIVITIPISLIASFAYLLISGNTLNIISLSSLSIAIGMVVDDAIVVLENVTNHIERGSAPKQAAIHGTNEVAISVIASTLTMLAVFLPLTMITGMAGILFRQLGWIVSIIMIVSTVCALSLTPMLCSQWLRLDPKKGKLFMLFFTPIEKVLDLLDTGYAKLITWAVGHRTIVVCGAAVIFVGSLFLTKFISTEFFPTQDNARIGVTIELPVGTRTEISRELALKIDKEFREKYPEILISNFTVGQADTDNTFGSIQTNGTHIISYNINLSSVGDRERGLVEICELMRQDLKKYPEIKTFEVNAGGSSESMGGQSTVDVEIYGYDFSMTDKIASELSNKMKDLKICSGVHISREDYIPEYQVDFDREKLALNGLNVATASSYLRNRINGSTASYYREDGDEYDITVRYAPEYRQSVEDIENIMVYNSQGHGVRIRDLGKVVERMTPPTIERKNRERVVTVKGVVAPGAALGDLVSETQNIISKMDIPSDISLSIGGAFEDQQDTFKDLTILGIMIIILVFIVLAAQFESLTDPFIIMFSLPFAFTGVFIGLAVTGTPLGVMAMIGVIMLAGIVVKNGIVLIDYTILNRERGLSITHAVIHAGKSRLRPVLMTTLTTVFGMIPMAVGTGEGSEMWRSMGMTVAWGLSVSTLITLVIVPVVYCIFAKNGVLRKRRKLAAELKGLEKL
- a CDS encoding TetR/AcrR family transcriptional regulator; amino-acid sequence: MNKELRNRIIDKAAVLFTRHGIKSVTMDYIASQMGISKRTLYENFKDKDQLLLECILYIQKETEDEAEEIYKTAENSLDLLLKVFQSTWRKMQNVNRNYFSDVKRYHPSIAQVLDNNRDQRAGYMASLMEQGKREGLIRENLKSQIASFLLMAQFDFLFNSDEVFASHYSFIDVYETIFMNFIRGIATSKGIMFIDEFVDRTENA